A single genomic interval of Mycolicibacterium holsaticum DSM 44478 = JCM 12374 harbors:
- a CDS encoding sulfotransferase family protein, translating into MAQTVLDIDDLTAPVLDPIQRQVLEHMAAVSVELDPATLIDEAIERTGMDDFGPGDFRPRLEAYAAAVDADSGNTNLNRLIIRNRIIRLLSQRLLLADLLRRYPEIHAIEIESPFIVVGLPRSGTTHLVNLIAADTRRRALPYWESQEPFPYLGEGPDVGGVDPRFTRSVEEHESAKMMTPLVQAMHDRFPQAIEEEVELLDLDFASYVLEWHARVPQWRDFYLGLDQREHYGYLRTVLQALTFLRGPRQWVLKSPQHCEQLGPLMQTFPDATVAFTHRDPVAVIQSAVTMLAYGDRMRRKEIDPEGLVEYWIDRIERLLRACVRDRELIGADRSVDIPFHQLNGNEISILETLYECNGTELTPEASAAFQSYLDANPRGKHGQVRYDLARDFGRTPEEIRARFAFYFDRFDVRAEV; encoded by the coding sequence ATGGCGCAAACAGTTCTGGACATCGACGATCTGACAGCGCCGGTGCTCGATCCGATCCAACGGCAGGTCCTCGAACACATGGCTGCGGTATCGGTCGAACTCGATCCGGCCACCCTGATCGACGAGGCGATCGAGCGAACTGGAATGGACGACTTCGGCCCGGGCGACTTTCGTCCCCGGCTGGAGGCATACGCCGCGGCAGTGGACGCCGATTCGGGCAACACGAACCTGAACAGGCTGATCATCCGTAACCGGATCATCCGACTGCTGTCACAGCGGTTGCTGCTGGCCGACCTCTTGCGTCGCTACCCGGAGATCCACGCCATCGAGATCGAAAGTCCGTTCATCGTCGTCGGTCTTCCCCGCTCGGGTACAACGCATCTGGTGAATCTCATAGCGGCCGACACCCGTCGGCGCGCGCTGCCGTACTGGGAAAGCCAGGAACCCTTTCCGTACCTGGGTGAAGGTCCCGACGTCGGCGGCGTCGACCCGAGATTCACGCGCAGCGTCGAAGAGCACGAATCGGCCAAGATGATGACGCCCCTGGTGCAGGCGATGCACGACCGATTCCCGCAGGCCATCGAGGAGGAAGTCGAGCTCCTCGACCTCGACTTCGCGAGCTATGTCCTGGAGTGGCACGCCCGGGTGCCGCAATGGCGAGACTTCTACCTCGGGCTCGACCAGCGCGAACATTACGGCTACCTGCGGACTGTTCTGCAGGCGCTGACCTTCCTGCGTGGTCCACGCCAGTGGGTCCTCAAATCGCCGCAACACTGCGAGCAACTCGGACCGCTGATGCAGACCTTCCCGGACGCCACAGTGGCGTTCACCCACCGAGACCCCGTGGCCGTCATCCAGTCCGCCGTGACCATGCTGGCCTACGGGGACCGGATGCGCCGCAAAGAGATCGACCCCGAGGGACTGGTGGAGTACTGGATCGACCGGATCGAACGGTTGCTACGCGCCTGCGTGCGCGACCGCGAATTGATCGGTGCGGACCGCAGCGTCGATATCCCGTTCCATCAGCTCAACGGCAACGAGATTTCGATCCTGGAGACGCTGTACGAGTGCAACGGAACGGAACTCACGCCGGAGGCTAGTGCGGCTTTCCAGAGCTACCTCGACGCCAACCCCCGGGGCAAGCACGGCCAGGTGCGCTACGACCTCGCACGGGATTTCGGGCGGACCCCTGAAGAGATACGGGCGAGGTTCGCCTTCTACTTCGACCGGTTCGATGTGCGGGCCGAAGTATGA
- a CDS encoding helix-turn-helix domain-containing protein → MNAKLGEEDPDGQDLSPPTRRVVAVVELLVDRAGTPLTLAEICRELRISRSTGHAILHTLRVCEWVLRDPLSGKYSPGPGLPTPPSAATPLSRVLRAPLHKLCTELGMAVCISEVSDGSITVIDAASPGANPPPVRAGVRLPFVAPFGREFVAWAPTAAHERWMDAAGAANDVYRARMPKVLTEVRERGYGIERLSDPLLRVYTALLALDNGNGPDPVSVRLAGAVADLTVVDFLPDELPEVDAHPLATISAPIFDEHGTAVMSVSAQPYRQLTQQQVREIGARIIDFASVAAPLMRRSAPSA, encoded by the coding sequence ATGAACGCGAAGTTAGGCGAGGAAGACCCCGACGGTCAAGACCTTTCGCCCCCGACCCGACGTGTCGTCGCAGTCGTCGAGTTACTGGTCGATCGTGCCGGCACCCCGTTGACATTGGCTGAGATATGCCGTGAGCTGCGGATCAGCCGATCCACCGGGCACGCCATCTTGCACACACTGCGCGTGTGCGAGTGGGTTCTGCGTGACCCACTCAGCGGGAAATACTCACCGGGCCCGGGCCTGCCTACCCCACCGTCGGCCGCGACACCGCTGTCACGCGTTCTCAGAGCGCCTCTGCACAAGCTGTGCACCGAGCTCGGCATGGCGGTCTGCATCTCGGAGGTGAGCGATGGTTCCATCACCGTCATCGACGCGGCGTCTCCCGGAGCCAATCCTCCCCCTGTTCGCGCCGGGGTGCGCCTGCCCTTCGTCGCACCGTTCGGCCGCGAGTTCGTCGCATGGGCACCCACAGCCGCGCACGAGCGCTGGATGGACGCCGCCGGTGCGGCCAATGATGTCTACCGGGCGCGGATGCCAAAGGTGCTGACAGAGGTTCGGGAACGCGGATACGGTATCGAACGCCTCAGCGACCCCCTGCTGCGCGTGTACACCGCGCTGCTGGCCCTCGACAATGGAAACGGGCCGGATCCGGTCTCGGTTCGTCTGGCCGGTGCCGTCGCCGACCTGACAGTCGTCGACTTTCTACCCGACGAGTTGCCCGAGGTGGATGCCCATCCCCTCGCCACAATCTCGGCACCGATTTTCGATGAGCACGGCACCGCCGTTATGTCGGTCTCCGCGCAGCCGTACCGTCAACTCACGCAGCAGCAGGTACGTGAAATCGGGGCACGGATCATCGACTTCGCCAGCGTGGCTGCGCCTCTCATGAGGCGCTCGGCGCCGTCGGCGTAG
- a CDS encoding type II toxin-antitoxin system PemK/MazF family toxin, with protein sequence MRGEVFQLHAPRGSRGHEQAGFRYAVVVQSDQLPLSTWLVAPTSTSARAASFRPEVEIGGLNTRVLAEQTAAIDPGRLGKSVGFLSFDEMRRVDAALRVVLDL encoded by the coding sequence GTGCGTGGTGAGGTCTTTCAGTTGCATGCCCCGCGGGGGAGTCGCGGTCACGAACAGGCCGGTTTCCGCTACGCGGTCGTCGTTCAGTCAGATCAATTGCCACTGTCGACCTGGCTAGTCGCACCGACGTCCACGTCGGCTCGTGCCGCCAGCTTCCGACCCGAAGTTGAAATCGGCGGCCTCAACACCCGGGTGCTTGCTGAGCAGACTGCAGCGATAGATCCAGGCCGGCTCGGCAAGAGCGTCGGGTTCCTCAGCTTCGACGAAATGCGCCGCGTCGATGCAGCCCTACGCGTCGTCCTCGATCTCTGA
- a CDS encoding type II toxin-antitoxin system PemK/MazF family toxin: protein MNRGEIWTVAGGVYSTKPRPAVIVQDDLFDATMSVAVAPITSALLEAPLMRIRIAGGDGRLSGLDHDSDVMIDKLTTVRRSNVHARVGRLTAEQVVEVERAMMAFLGLAR, encoded by the coding sequence GTGAACCGAGGAGAGATCTGGACCGTAGCGGGGGGTGTCTACTCGACAAAACCGCGTCCCGCGGTGATCGTCCAGGATGATTTGTTCGATGCCACGATGTCGGTGGCGGTTGCGCCGATCACCAGCGCATTACTGGAGGCTCCGCTAATGCGCATTCGGATAGCCGGCGGAGACGGACGGTTATCCGGACTCGACCACGACAGTGACGTGATGATCGACAAGCTCACAACTGTCAGGAGGTCGAACGTCCACGCGCGAGTCGGTCGGCTGACTGCGGAACAAGTCGTCGAAGTCGAGCGAGCCATGATGGCATTTCTCGGGCTTGCGCGGTAA
- a CDS encoding antitoxin MazE-like protein — MAVRDRVGEYRRRMRERGLRPLQVWVPDVRTESFAAEAHRQSSLVARADVNSDDQDFIEAVSTPWDEE, encoded by the coding sequence ATGGCGGTGAGAGACAGGGTCGGCGAGTACCGCCGGCGCATGCGGGAGCGCGGCCTGCGCCCACTGCAAGTCTGGGTGCCTGACGTGCGCACCGAGAGTTTTGCCGCCGAGGCTCATCGTCAATCGTCACTGGTGGCGCGGGCGGATGTAAACAGCGATGATCAGGACTTCATCGAAGCTGTCTCGACGCCATGGGACGAGGAGTGA